From a region of the Salinispira pacifica genome:
- a CDS encoding RrF2 family transcriptional regulator, which produces MFTVTARGVYGLSALIELALNYQQGPKQIKDIASAHGIPQHYLEQILVILKKSGVVESFRGAQGGYALARHPSRIQLLEVLSLLEGQLEVLPEQRQGNALGFFWNALENRIRDFLDRSLEDLLLEMQSQQSAMMYSI; this is translated from the coding sequence ATGTTTACCGTCACAGCCCGGGGGGTGTACGGACTGTCCGCCCTCATAGAACTTGCCCTCAATTATCAGCAGGGGCCGAAGCAGATCAAAGACATTGCTTCCGCCCATGGCATCCCCCAGCACTACCTGGAGCAGATCCTGGTAATTCTAAAAAAATCAGGGGTTGTGGAAAGCTTTCGGGGAGCACAGGGCGGCTACGCCCTTGCCCGCCACCCGTCCCGGATACAGCTGCTGGAGGTGCTCAGCCTTCTTGAGGGGCAGCTTGAGGTGCTGCCCGAACAGCGTCAGGGAAACGCATTGGGATTTTTCTGGAATGCGCTGGAAAACCGGATCAGGGACTTTCTCGACAGAAGTCTTGAAGACCTCCTTCTGGAGATGCAGAGCCAGCAGTCGGCAATGATGTACAGCATTTAA